In Pseudomonas fluorescens, one genomic interval encodes:
- a CDS encoding MFS transporter yields the protein MAYRSKVALVYLFGFALDLLNMFAASIAYPDIARELQASVTQLAWITNAYMLGLTLIIPLSVWLAARLGERRLILGSLLLFGIASGLVAQAGSIESLIGWRLLQGLGGGLLLPIGQALAYRQYPATQRAHLTGVVLMVALMVPALSPAAGGLIVEALSWRWIFYLNMPLALLAFGLGLLWLQADQPGTERPTLDLRGLLLAVAALTLLLIAVSLASAAATRHLAGGVLLLGVLTLWLYLRDGWHKPDAVLDLQLLKSPSLRLAMLIYLFVPGVFTGTNMIAVLYLHDLGFGAAQTGALMLSWAAASGVAIMLGKRSFNRIGPKPLLITGMLLQCLGIVLLMRIEQPAATPLIIAYALMGLGGSLCSVTAQSLAFVGIAPEKMGHSSALWNINRQLGFCLGAALLSSLLGALGGNGFKYCFVAAALLTLLPMVAVLRFDASTVLALLSPPPLQEKST from the coding sequence ATGGCCTATCGCTCGAAAGTCGCGCTGGTGTATCTGTTCGGGTTCGCCCTCGACCTGCTGAACATGTTCGCCGCGAGCATCGCCTACCCGGACATCGCCCGGGAATTACAGGCCTCGGTGACGCAATTGGCGTGGATCACCAACGCCTACATGCTCGGGCTGACACTGATCATTCCGCTGAGCGTGTGGCTCGCGGCGCGGCTGGGCGAACGGCGGCTGATTCTCGGTTCGCTTTTGCTGTTCGGCATCGCTTCCGGTCTGGTGGCCCAGGCCGGGTCGATTGAAAGCCTGATCGGCTGGCGTTTGCTGCAAGGCCTCGGTGGCGGCTTGTTGCTGCCGATCGGTCAGGCCCTGGCTTATCGGCAGTATCCAGCGACGCAACGCGCGCACCTTACCGGCGTAGTGCTGATGGTCGCGCTGATGGTGCCAGCCCTGTCGCCGGCGGCGGGCGGCCTGATCGTCGAGGCGTTGTCATGGCGCTGGATTTTCTACCTGAACATGCCGCTGGCGCTGCTCGCGTTCGGCCTGGGTCTGCTGTGGTTGCAAGCGGATCAACCCGGCACGGAACGCCCGACACTGGATCTGCGCGGCCTGCTGCTAGCGGTGGCAGCCCTGACTCTGTTGTTGATTGCCGTGAGCCTGGCGAGCGCCGCCGCTACCCGACACCTCGCCGGCGGAGTTCTGCTGCTCGGCGTCCTGACCTTATGGCTGTACCTGCGTGATGGCTGGCACAAACCCGACGCGGTGCTCGACCTGCAACTGCTCAAGAGTCCGTCACTGCGTTTGGCAATGCTGATCTACCTGTTCGTGCCCGGGGTGTTTACCGGCACCAACATGATTGCCGTGTTGTACCTGCACGACCTCGGTTTCGGCGCCGCGCAGACCGGTGCGTTGATGCTGTCCTGGGCGGCCGCATCGGGGGTGGCGATCATGCTCGGCAAACGCAGTTTCAACCGCATTGGCCCCAAACCGCTGCTGATCACCGGGATGCTTTTGCAGTGCCTGGGGATTGTCCTGCTGATGCGCATCGAACAACCCGCCGCCACGCCGCTGATCATTGCCTATGCCTTGATGGGACTGGGCGGCAGCCTGTGCAGCGTCACCGCGCAGAGCCTGGCATTTGTCGGCATCGCGCCGGAAAAAATGGGCCACTCCAGCGCTCTGTGGAACATCAATCGCCAGCTCGGTTTCTGTCTTGGCGCCGCGTTGCTCAGTTCGCTGTTGGGCGCACTGGGCGGCAACGGATTCAAATACTGCTTTGTCGCGGCGGCCTTGCTCACATTGCTGCCAATGGTCGCCGTGCTGCGTTTCGACGCCTCCACAGTGCTCGCCCTGCTGAGCCCACCTCCCCTTCAGGAAAAATCCACATGA